A window of the Rubeoparvulum massiliense genome harbors these coding sequences:
- a CDS encoding CxxH/CxxC protein, with protein MTHMLFSCKEHIEEILDQFVDQYEEAPDLYPLGYGSWQEELDDSSREVVAPVMKEHPACTWCGAKADYLLLKVPVEGSEDEATDKADESDEVEDAAIDLEDEE; from the coding sequence ATGACACACATGCTATTCAGCTGCAAAGAGCACATCGAAGAAATCCTAGATCAATTTGTGGATCAATATGAGGAGGCGCCAGACCTATATCCTCTTGGCTATGGTTCATGGCAAGAGGAATTGGATGACTCATCTCGTGAAGTAGTAGCTCCTGTAATGAAGGAACATCCAGCCTGTACCTGGTGTGGTGCCAAAGCCGATTATCTGCTCTTGAAGGTTCCTGTTGAAGGCAGTGAAGACGAAGCGACGGATAAAGCTGATGAATCCGATGAAGTAGAGGATGCAGCCATCGATCTAGAGGATGAAGAGTAA
- a CDS encoding recombinase family protein, whose amino-acid sequence MQRLINDVENERFDAVLVWKISRLSRNMLDTLMILDKFEKYNVKFISYSENFDTSSPIGRLVLQIMASIAEMEHNTLSENVKLGMKQRALEGHWNGGVVFR is encoded by the coding sequence ATGCAGAGGCTAATTAATGATGTTGAAAATGAAAGATTCGATGCCGTTTTAGTATGGAAAATATCTCGACTTTCAAGAAATATGTTAGACACACTCATGATTCTAGATAAGTTTGAAAAATACAACGTGAAATTTATATCCTACTCGGAGAACTTTGATACCAGTAGTCCTATAGGTCGCCTAGTACTTCAAATTATGGCTTCTATTGCTGAAATGGAGCATAATACTTTATCTGAAAATGTAAAACTAGGAATGAAACAACGGGCATTAGAAGGGCATTGGAACGGTGGAGTTGTATTTAGATAG
- a CDS encoding recombinase family protein, producing the protein MVTEIQRVAIYARISTEEQAKEGFSITAQLQTLQQYAQIYNWEVVDKYVDGGISGKSITS; encoded by the coding sequence ATGGTAACAGAAATACAAAGGGTGGCTATCTACGCCCGCATTAGTACAGAAGAACAAGCAAAAGAAGGTTTCAGTATAACAGCGCAACTTCAAACACTTCAGCAATATGCTCAAATCTATAACTGGGAAGTAGTCGATAAATACGTCGATGGAGGAATTAGCGGTAAATCCATAACGTCCTAA
- a CDS encoding S1C family serine protease yields the protein MGNFDDDFYEWKEKPGRRRKGFLSHLIAGVLGGALVLASIPMLQNLGWMSNNTGLETVPNTEGVTFSPTGNTSKVTPAQTYQISVEGGAIQAVDKAEESVVGVINIQNLTDFWSRRTELVEAGTGSGVLFAKDGGKSYIVTNYHVVEGAVDLEVSLVNGERVSAEIVGVDWYTDLAVISIDAREGLVYAEFGDSSYLRVGEPAIAIGNPLGLEFSRTVTQGIISSTERSVPQDLNGDGQPEWELDVVQTDAAINPGNSGGALINIDGKVVGINSIKIMEAGIEGLGFAIPSNDVLPIIEDILAYGYVKRPYIGIDPKDLQLIDSYHRVNTLNLPDEVVGGIVIIDLPVTGPAYLAGLRELDVITQLDQTPIQNSAELRKYLYRNKKAGEQVQVTYYRDGKVNTTTIQLTQFPKDATSNPS from the coding sequence ATGGGAAATTTTGATGATGATTTTTATGAGTGGAAGGAAAAGCCTGGTCGGCGTAGAAAAGGCTTTTTAAGTCACCTTATCGCAGGTGTTCTAGGTGGTGCACTTGTACTTGCTTCCATTCCCATGCTACAGAATCTGGGCTGGATGTCCAATAATACGGGCTTAGAGACAGTGCCCAATACGGAAGGAGTTACCTTCAGTCCTACAGGGAATACAAGTAAGGTTACCCCAGCTCAAACCTATCAGATCAGTGTGGAAGGTGGAGCGATTCAAGCAGTGGATAAAGCTGAAGAATCGGTAGTAGGTGTAATCAATATTCAGAACCTCACTGACTTTTGGTCGCGGCGAACGGAGCTTGTAGAGGCTGGGACAGGTTCAGGTGTTCTCTTTGCCAAGGATGGAGGGAAATCCTACATCGTGACCAACTACCATGTGGTGGAGGGGGCGGTGGACCTTGAGGTTTCGTTGGTCAACGGGGAACGAGTATCTGCAGAAATTGTAGGTGTAGATTGGTATACTGATTTAGCGGTCATCTCCATCGATGCTCGTGAGGGTCTGGTCTATGCAGAGTTTGGTGATTCATCTTACCTCCGAGTTGGTGAGCCTGCCATTGCCATCGGTAATCCTTTAGGGCTGGAATTCTCCCGAACAGTAACACAAGGGATCATTAGCTCCACAGAGCGCTCTGTGCCACAAGATTTGAATGGTGATGGTCAGCCAGAATGGGAGCTAGATGTAGTGCAGACCGATGCAGCCATCAATCCAGGCAATAGTGGTGGAGCCCTGATCAATATTGATGGTAAAGTGGTAGGCATCAATAGCATTAAGATCATGGAAGCAGGAATTGAGGGCTTAGGCTTTGCCATTCCCAGTAATGACGTGCTGCCTATTATTGAGGATATCTTAGCATATGGCTATGTAAAGCGGCCATACATTGGAATTGACCCGAAGGATCTCCAACTCATTGATAGCTATCATCGGGTTAATACTTTGAATCTGCCAGATGAGGTGGTAGGAGGTATTGTCATTATCGATCTACCTGTCACAGGTCCAGCCTATCTTGCAGGCCTCCGTGAGCTGGATGTGATCACACAATTAGATCAAACACCGATTCAAAACTCCGCCGAATTGCGTAAATATCTCTATCGGAACAAGAAGGCTGGCGAACAGGTTCAGGTCACTTATTATCGCGATGGTAAGGTGAATACCACCACCATACAATTGACCCAATTCCCCAAGGACGCCACCAGTAATCCATCATAA
- a CDS encoding recombinase family protein has product MYANGKGLRAISNHLNKAGFRTKRNQHLSINGVAQILNNVVYNGKISWLKVENWDTKRRKGKNPNPILVEGKHEPIISDELWSVVQVRRKSKSFKQAASIKRTILA; this is encoded by the coding sequence ATGTATGCAAATGGGAAAGGCCTAAGAGCAATTTCTAACCACTTAAATAAAGCAGGATTTAGAACGAAGCGAAACCAGCACCTTTCTATTAACGGTGTAGCACAAATCCTAAACAATGTTGTATATAACGGTAAAATCAGTTGGCTAAAAGTTGAGAATTGGGACACCAAACGGAGAAAAGGGAAAAATCCAAATCCCATTCTAGTAGAAGGAAAACATGAACCTATTATTTCGGATGAATTATGGAGCGTTGTACAAGTGAGGAGAAAAAGTAAGTCATTTAAGCAGGCAGCGTCAATCAAACGAACCATTCTTGCTTAG
- the rlmH gene encoding 23S rRNA (pseudouridine(1915)-N(3))-methyltransferase RlmH — protein MNVTIISVGKLKEKYLQAGIDEYRKRLSAYVKLQLMEVADEKAPETLSDKEMEAVKEREGERILQHIKPDMHVVALDLKGSMLSSEELAQQFNDWATYGTSSVAFIIGGSLGLSPQVYKRADQLLSFSRFTFPHQLMRLILLEQIYRAQKINKGEPYHK, from the coding sequence ATGAACGTAACCATCATCTCTGTGGGTAAGCTGAAGGAGAAGTACTTGCAAGCAGGCATTGATGAATATCGCAAACGCCTCAGCGCCTATGTGAAGCTACAACTCATGGAGGTGGCAGATGAGAAGGCTCCCGAAACCTTGAGCGATAAAGAGATGGAAGCAGTGAAGGAGCGGGAAGGCGAGCGTATTCTCCAACATATCAAGCCAGATATGCATGTGGTTGCTCTCGATCTAAAAGGCAGCATGCTCAGTTCCGAGGAATTGGCCCAGCAGTTTAATGACTGGGCCACCTACGGAACCTCCAGCGTCGCCTTCATCATCGGCGGTTCCTTAGGCTTAAGCCCGCAAGTTTATAAGCGTGCTGATCAATTGCTCAGCTTCTCCCGCTTTACCTTTCCCCATCAGCTGATGCGCTTGATTCTGTTGGAGCAGATCTATCGAGCGCAGAAGATTAATAAAGGGGAACCGTATCACAAATAG